From the genome of Psychrilyobacter atlanticus DSM 19335, one region includes:
- the rpsN gene encoding 30S ribosomal protein S14 — protein sequence MAKKSMIARDVKRAKLADKFAAKRAELKARIQAGDVEAVDELNKLPKNASPVRKRNRCQIDGRPRGYMREFGISRIKFRQLAGAGLIPGVTKSSW from the coding sequence ATGGCTAAAAAGTCTATGATCGCAAGAGACGTTAAAAGAGCTAAACTAGCAGATAAATTTGCTGCAAAAAGAGCAGAATTAAAAGCTAGAATACAAGCTGGAGACGTAGAAGCTGTTGATGAATTAAACAAGCTTCCTAAGAATGCCTCTCCAGTAAGAAAAAGAAATAGATGTCAAATAGACGGAAGACCTAGAGGATATATGAGAGAATTTGGAATCTCTAGAATTAAGTTTAGACAATTAGCTGGAGCAGGATTAATACCAGGTGTAACTAAATCATCTTGGTAA
- the rplE gene encoding 50S ribosomal protein L5: MAKYVSRCHTKYTNEISPALMKELGLKNIMECPKLNKIVLNMGVGEATQNSKLMDAAAADLAIISGQKPVVITAKMSEAGFKLREGQAIGTKVTLRGEAMYDFMDRLVTVILPRVRDFDGVSAKAFDGRGNYSLGMRDQLVFPEIEFDKVDKLFGMSISIVSSAKTDEQGRALLKAFGMPFKK, translated from the coding sequence GTGGCTAAATATGTTTCTAGATGTCATACAAAGTATACAAATGAAATATCTCCTGCTCTTATGAAAGAGTTAGGATTAAAAAATATAATGGAATGTCCAAAATTAAACAAAATTGTTTTAAACATGGGTGTTGGAGAAGCGACTCAAAACTCTAAATTAATGGATGCTGCTGCTGCAGACTTAGCAATTATCTCTGGTCAAAAACCAGTTGTAATTACAGCTAAAATGTCAGAAGCTGGATTCAAATTAAGAGAAGGTCAAGCAATCGGAACAAAAGTAACTCTTAGAGGAGAAGCTATGTACGATTTTATGGATAGATTAGTAACTGTAATCTTACCAAGAGTTAGAGACTTCGATGGAGTTTCTGCAAAAGCGTTCGACGGAAGAGGTAACTATTCTCTTGGAATGAGAGATCAATTAGTATTCCCTGAAATCGAATTCGATAAAGTAGATAAATTATTCGGAATGTCAATATCAATAGTTTCATCAGCAAAAACTGATGAGCAAGGAAGAGCATTACTAAAAGCATTTGGTATGCCTTTTAAAAAGTAG
- the rplX gene encoding 50S ribosomal protein L24: MAKPKIKFVPTKMHVRTGDTVMVISGSDKGKTGKITKVFTKKGKVLVEGINVVTKHLKPSQANPQGGVVTMEAPIFSSKVMIFDAKAGKPTRIGTKVVDGKKVRYSKVSGETL; this comes from the coding sequence ATGGCTAAACCTAAAATCAAATTCGTGCCTACAAAAATGCACGTTAGAACTGGAGATACTGTAATGGTAATCTCTGGATCAGATAAAGGAAAAACTGGAAAAATCACTAAAGTATTTACTAAAAAAGGTAAAGTTTTAGTTGAAGGAATCAATGTTGTTACTAAGCATTTAAAACCTAGCCAAGCAAACCCACAAGGTGGAGTTGTAACTATGGAAGCACCAATTTTCTCTTCAAAGGTAATGATCTTTGACGCTAAAGCTGGAAAGCCAACTAGAATTGGTACTAAGGTAGTAGATGGTAAAAAAGTAAGATACTCTAAAGTTTCTGGAGAAACTTTATAA